In Candidatus Methanomethylophilus alvi Mx1201, a genomic segment contains:
- a CDS encoding DUF7523 family protein, translating to MAETVSRESLAERTRIYIDAHPSIKDCVAKGLINYSSLARLIMKDLEVGNEEAVMIACRRYASKLSVTTDHELAILSVLKDSRLEMRTKTCIVTAKNDWTVLHKMDNLFKDLWNENSIMQCVQSASAVTIIADRMLKERITDTVGRFNIIKVRENLVEIVVKSPEKIVDTAGVIAYLITNLSDAGINIEETVSCHTDTIFIVNEPDMINAYSVLTKCIQSAEETIGKN from the coding sequence ATGGCAGAGACAGTGTCCCGCGAGAGTCTCGCGGAGAGGACCAGGATCTATATCGATGCCCACCCGAGCATCAAGGACTGCGTAGCGAAAGGCCTCATCAACTATTCCTCGCTGGCGCGTCTCATAATGAAGGACCTGGAGGTAGGGAACGAGGAGGCGGTCATGATCGCCTGCAGGCGCTACGCCTCCAAGCTCAGCGTGACGACCGACCACGAGCTCGCCATCCTCAGCGTCCTGAAGGACAGCAGGCTCGAGATGAGGACCAAGACGTGCATCGTCACGGCCAAGAACGACTGGACCGTCCTCCACAAGATGGACAACCTGTTCAAGGACCTGTGGAACGAGAACTCCATCATGCAGTGCGTGCAGTCGGCGTCCGCCGTCACCATCATCGCGGACCGCATGCTGAAGGAGAGGATCACCGATACCGTCGGCAGGTTCAACATCATCAAGGTGAGGGAGAACCTCGTCGAGATCGTCGTGAAGTCGCCGGAGAAGATCGTCGACACCGCGGGTGTCATCGCGTACCTGATCACCAACCTTTCAGATGCGGGCATCAACATCGAGGAGACCGTGTCCTGTCACACCGACACCATCTTCATCGTCAACGAGCCCGACATGATCAACGCCTACTCGGTGCTCACCAAGTGCATCCAGTCGGCGGAGGAGACCATCGGCAAGAACTGA
- a CDS encoding DEAD/DEAH box helicase — protein MTSFEDLGVSPDIVRAAADMGWTEPTPVQMEAVPAGLEGRDLIAKAQTGTGKTGAYSMITMTRAKPGSKVPSVLIIAPTRELAMQVDAEIRKLSKRSGHCSVPVYGGADMRRQSDDIRRGADIIVGTPGRLRDMCERGILVLDRVSEVVIDEADRMMEMGFEDDLDAVLEHVPKERHTMMFSATMTRAVERLEKDMLDDPAVVDASDGNAVTGLTKQYVVKCRRDEKKDMLREILSKGTPKAIVFCATKTMVDDLFQEFRDDAKAGTLHGDMPQSLRERVIRNFRDNRVLVLIATDVAARGLDIEDVDLVVNYDAPSRADTYIHRIGRTGRAGREGVSLTLATKRDMDFVRDYEHEIGMRIRAIDVDDIEPFETVHEPVRRERRPQRGERQASADRVKAPRGKKAGKESARPQRSDDRMVVEVNVGKNDDVNRTQLADFIRKRAGLGEGDIGKVGLGTASSFVEVPADAADLVIESVGGSVFGGKTVTCDYAPEKKKFADRYGGKNRTA, from the coding sequence ATGACTTCTTTCGAAGACCTCGGGGTATCCCCCGATATAGTAAGGGCTGCGGCCGACATGGGTTGGACGGAGCCCACCCCCGTACAGATGGAGGCGGTCCCCGCCGGATTGGAAGGACGCGACCTCATAGCCAAGGCGCAGACCGGTACCGGTAAGACCGGCGCATATTCCATGATCACTATGACCAGGGCGAAGCCCGGGTCGAAGGTCCCGTCCGTCCTCATCATCGCCCCCACCAGGGAGCTCGCCATGCAGGTGGATGCGGAGATCAGGAAACTGTCCAAGCGCTCCGGCCACTGCAGCGTCCCAGTGTACGGAGGGGCGGACATGCGCAGGCAGTCCGACGACATCCGCAGGGGCGCCGACATCATAGTGGGGACCCCCGGCCGCCTGAGGGACATGTGCGAGAGGGGGATACTGGTCCTCGACAGGGTCAGCGAGGTCGTCATCGACGAGGCGGACCGCATGATGGAGATGGGTTTCGAGGACGACCTCGACGCCGTGCTGGAACATGTGCCCAAGGAGAGGCACACCATGATGTTCAGCGCCACCATGACGCGTGCCGTCGAGAGGCTCGAGAAGGACATGCTCGACGACCCGGCGGTCGTGGACGCCTCCGACGGGAACGCCGTCACCGGCCTCACCAAGCAGTACGTGGTCAAATGCAGGAGGGACGAGAAGAAGGACATGCTGAGGGAGATCCTTTCCAAAGGCACTCCCAAGGCCATCGTCTTCTGTGCCACCAAGACCATGGTGGACGACCTGTTCCAGGAGTTCAGGGACGACGCGAAGGCGGGGACCCTCCACGGGGACATGCCCCAGTCGCTCAGGGAGAGGGTCATCAGGAACTTCAGGGACAACAGGGTCCTCGTTCTGATCGCCACCGACGTGGCCGCCAGGGGTCTGGACATCGAGGACGTCGACCTGGTGGTCAACTACGACGCACCGTCCAGGGCGGATACCTACATCCACAGGATCGGCAGGACCGGCCGCGCCGGCAGGGAGGGGGTATCCCTCACACTCGCCACCAAGAGGGACATGGATTTCGTCCGTGACTACGAGCACGAGATCGGCATGAGGATCAGGGCCATCGACGTGGACGACATAGAACCCTTCGAGACCGTCCACGAGCCGGTCAGGAGGGAGAGGAGGCCGCAGCGTGGGGAGAGGCAGGCATCCGCGGACAGGGTGAAGGCCCCCCGCGGGAAGAAGGCCGGGAAGGAGAGCGCCAGGCCCCAGAGGTCCGACGACCGCATGGTGGTGGAGGTCAACGTCGGGAAGAACGACGACGTCAACAGGACCCAGCTGGCCGATTTCATAAGGAAGAGGGCGGGACTCGGGGAGGGCGATATCGGAAAGGTCGGACTCGGTACGGCCTCGTCCTTCGTGGAGGTCCCGGCGGATGCGGCGGACCTCGTCATCGAGTCCGTCGGAGGCAGCGTCTTCGGAGGAAAGACCGTCACCTGCGACTACGCCCCCGAGAAGAAGAAGTTCGCCGACCGCTACGGCGGGAAGAATCGCACCGCCTGA